The Lysinibacillus irui sequence ACAGAAGTAATGATGCCAATCGGTAATTCAACATTTTGGATTAATGTACGAGACAGAATATCTGCCCAAATCATGAAAAGGCCTCCTAAGAGTAATGTCCCTAACATTAATCGTTTATGATCTGCTCCGAAAATACCTCTCGTAATATGGGGAATAATTAAGCCGACGAAGCCAATCATACCTGCATAAGCGACCATTGTTCCTGTAATTAAAGAAGTTAGAATCATATATAATTTACGATAAACACTTAAATTGATACCTAATGTAATAGCTGATTCATCCCCAAGTAGCATCGTATTAAGCACTCGATGCTGGAACAAAAATAAGGTAGCCCCGAGTACAATCACAATGGTTAAAATCGGTGTTTTGTCCCAACTGGCAGAAGCTAAACTCCCCATCGACCAAAATGTAACTGTTTTAATGCCCTCAGCATTATTCGCAAAAAAGATGATAAGACTCGAAAATGAACTACATAAGGCACCGATGACAACACCTGATAAAACGAGTTTTACAGATGTGGCTTTACCCCCTATGCTAGATAAGATAAGCACAGCCATAGAAGTTATCATCGCCCCAGCAAACGCACCAAAGGCCACACCAAACTGCGCTAACAATTCACTACTACCAAATCCAACCAAAATGGCAAAAGTTGCTCCCAGCGAAGCGCCTGAAGAAATACCAAGTATGTATGGATCAGCCAGAGGATTTTGCACAACTGCCTGCATAACAGTCCCACATAATGCAAGTCCAATCCCAATCAATAAGGCAAAAATTACTCGTGGCATTCTGACTTGTAAAATAATATTCAAGTAGGATTCACTATCCACATTGTCAAGCGAGCCTAGCCTTCCATTGGTTATAGCATGAAGCAAAATATCCATTGATTGCTTAAAAGGAATACTAACCTGTCCTATTGATACAGAATAAACTGCAGAGACTATAATGGAGCCGATTAAAAGTAAAATAATAACATAATAAATAGTACCCATCCCTATTCTGTTAGCTTCCTGTTTATCCAAAATTTCACCTCTATCTATAAAATTAATCATTATTGATAACGATTATCATTATCAATATGTATTGTAAGTGATAATCTATTGAAAAACAACAGGAAAATTATTTTCATAGTTTTCAACATCATTCTTAATCGGTTCAATAGCAACGCTATTATGCTAGTAAAAAACCAGTTCCCAACTGAAGCATTGAGAACTGGTTTTACATCATATTTTGAGATATAATTTCCCACGGAAGAAAAGCAAAAAAATAGAAGCTCCTCAAAAGTTTTCACAACTAATGAGAAGCCTCTACTAATTCACTATGTTTAGCCTTACATACCTAACGAAAGGGGTAAGGTTCTTACATCATTCCCGGCATACCGCCCATACCGCTCATATCTGGCATTGCTGGTGCTGCTTCAGGGATATCAGCAACAACTGCTTCTGTTGTTAAGAATAATGCTGCAACAGATGCTGCGTTTTGTAGCGCTGAGCGAGTTACTTTCGCTGGGTCTACTACGCCTGCCTCTACCATGTTTACCCATTCGCCAGTAGCTGCATTGAAACCAATGCCCACTTCTTCACGTTTTAGGCGATCCACGATGATAGAGCCCTCTAGACCAGCGTTATTAGCAATTTGGCGAACTGGTTCTTCTAAAGCACGTAGAACAATTTTCACACCTGTAGCTACATCGCCTTCTACAGCTTCAGCTGCTTTTTCCACAGCACCATAGACGTTAAGAAGAGCTGTACCACCACCTGATACGATACCTTCTTCAACAGCAGCACGAGTAGAGTTAAGCGCATCTTCAATACGAAGTTTACGTTCTTTTAGCTCTGTTTCAGTTGCAGCACCAACTTTAATGACTGCTACACCACCTGCTAATTTTGCAAGACGTTCTTGTAATTTTTCTTTATCGAATTCTGAAGTTGTTTCAG is a genomic window containing:
- a CDS encoding FecCD family ABC transporter permease, giving the protein MGTIYYVIILLLIGSIIVSAVYSVSIGQVSIPFKQSMDILLHAITNGRLGSLDNVDSESYLNIILQVRMPRVIFALLIGIGLALCGTVMQAVVQNPLADPYILGISSGASLGATFAILVGFGSSELLAQFGVAFGAFAGAMITSMAVLILSSIGGKATSVKLVLSGVVIGALCSSFSSLIIFFANNAEGIKTVTFWSMGSLASASWDKTPILTIVIVLGATLFLFQHRVLNTMLLGDESAITLGINLSVYRKLYMILTSLITGTMVAYAGMIGFVGLIIPHITRGIFGADHKRLMLGTLLLGGLFMIWADILSRTLIQNVELPIGIITSVIGSPLFIYMIVKKGYNFGG